In the genome of Dermacentor silvarum isolate Dsil-2018 chromosome 1, BIME_Dsil_1.4, whole genome shotgun sequence, one region contains:
- the LOC125943264 gene encoding LOW QUALITY PROTEIN: uncharacterized protein LOC125943264 (The sequence of the model RefSeq protein was modified relative to this genomic sequence to represent the inferred CDS: inserted 1 base in 1 codon), with amino-acid sequence MEIKVGARFVSYDEFDRALRKLQRQTNALFVKKTTKSVEVVKAHLASGAVGLDRKLKFANATFTCKHSGNHRTRGTGIRPNQRTMKNDCAAGIVIAARRASQELELTCVMLEHNHETTSDMFASYPESRKLNDNEAKLVHPLLEMNVPPSLIVQKLKEDTGKVIIAKDVQNIKTSKSRGNDVEKLTQVICDLREKEKATVISITDENKELQVLYVQTRQMHRMFRXLPEVLILDAMYRTNKHRMPLFVFMVENGAGASHVVAYAFVASEQQHVVTKLLETFVHANSAAARTNVVIVDKDFTEIAAIRETFHSRPAVQLCQFHVMKAFRAASGKLAHSAEERERLVASFSEMVNAPNPEKFEEAQTDYLRHANAQACTYFEKNWRNIPNMWARHLCDKEFTAGDNTTNRVESHNTKIKQILSSSDKLHEALRGVVKLSSALTQEARHRACVVKTSTFYSYDASSNIEAICAKKLTPYACSTIYKEAAKARKAPPEIQQLEPAVYTVSSACGTWHVVSEKTCTCTCTTFSRMGLLCGHILAVYERTGAVPELSKFVKPRWFKFYHLRVMAADNNAEENCDASQESTGPLTMPVPAFHKMNRNQLFNHAMRTLNTIADFFADSPHEVFAARLEILENVYAEWLTEKSSGSARHVEQTKANQQTSRADSSVLPQAPSTLPQATSTLPHEPSILSQATSVLPQAPSTLPQAPSSPSQHRLPLAKPRGRPKCTSVQRSKMPRQLSEIAATPFVQLAEIAQHKILLTEFVGEATASKVLDHGYIIDEADVEVQPELLPSGLLDYRVQMRQLLPYFSGDAWLLLTSAVCTKKKNELWLCHTCKEKDSGEIKMICCDHCLQCFHWTCAAVKQADAKKKLWFCRPCSDNGRI; translated from the exons ATGGAGATTAAGGTTGGTGCAAGGTTTGTGTCGTACGACGAATTTGATAGGGCTTTGCGGAAGTTGCAGCGGCAGACAAACGCATTGTTCGTCAAAAAGACTACAAAATCAGTAGAGGTTGTCAAAGCACACCTGGCTTCCGGAGCTGTTGGGTTGGACAGAAAATTGAAGTTCGCCAACGCAACATTCACATGCAAGCACAGCGGTAACCATAGAACAAGGGGCACGGGGATACGCCCAAACCAGAG aACAATGAAGAATGACTGCGCGGCTGGAATTGTGATTGCTGCCAGGCGTGCAAGCCAAGAGCTGGAACTCACCTGTGTTATGCTAGAACACAATCATGAAACCACATCTGATATGTTTGCCTCCTATCCGGAGAGCAGGAAGCTGAATGACAATGAGGCGAAGCTTGTGCATCCACTCCTTGAGATGAACGTGCCACCCAGCCTCATCGTACAGAAGCTCAAGGAAGACACAG GAAAAGTAATCATTGCAAAGGACGTCCAGAACATAAAAACTAGCAAGAGCAGAGGAAATGATGTAGAAAAGCTCACGCAAGTAATCTGCGACCTTCgtgaaaaagaaaaggcaacaGTTATTTCAATTACAGATGAAAACAAAGAGCTCCAGGTTCTCTACGTGCAAACAAGACAAATGCACAGGATGTTTA GTTTACCCGAGGTTTTAATCCTAGACGCCATGTACCGAACTAACAAGCACAGAATGCCTTTGTTTGTGTTCATGGTTGAAAATGGCGCAGGTGCCAGCCATGTCGTCGCATATGCCTTCGTTGCATCCGAACAACAACATGTTGTCACTAAGCTGCTTGAAACTTTTGTTCATGCAAATTCAGCTGCAGCTCGCACTAATGTTGTCATCGTGGACAAAGACTTCACAGAAATAGCTGCAATACGAGAAACGTTTCACTCAAGACCTGCTGTGCAGCTCTGCCAATTTCATGTGATGAAGGCTTTCCGGGCAGCTTCCGGAAAGTTGGCACATTCGGCCGAAGAAAGGGAGAGATTAGTCGCCAGCTTCAGTGAAATGGTAAATGCCCCAAATCCAGAAAAATTTGAAGAGGCACAGACAGACTATTTACGACACGCCAATGCTCAAGCATGTACTTACTTTGAGAAAAATTGGAGAAACATTCCGAACATGTGGGCAAGACACCTCTGTGACAAGGAGTTCACTGCAGGTGATAACACCACCAACAGAGTTGAATCTCACAACACCAAGATCAAGCAAATTTTGTCATCATCTGACAAATTACACGAGGCACTGAGGGGCGTTGTCAAGCTGTCAAGTGCACTCACGCAAGAAGCTAGACATCGTGCATGTGTCGTGAAAACATCAACATTTTACTCGTATGACGCCTCAAGTAATATTGAAGCCATATGTGCCAAGAAGTTGACTCCTTATGCTTGTTCTACAATTTACAAAGAAGCTGCCAAAGCTAGAAAAGCACCTCCGGAAATACAGCAACTAGAGCCAGCTGTTTATACTGTTTCAAGTGCTTGTGGCACCTGGCATGTAGTTTCAGAGAAAACTTGCACGTGCACATGCACCACCTTTTCTAGGATGGGGCTACTGTGTGGGCACATTCTGGCTGTGTATGAAAGAACTGGTGCTGTGCCTGAACTGTCCAAATTTGTCAAACCACGATGGTTCAAGTTTTATCACCTCAGAGTCATGGCTGCTGACAACAATGCTGAAGAGAATTGTGATGCATCACAAGAAAGCACGGGACCACTAACTATGCCAGTGCCAGCATTTCATAAAATGAACAGAAACCAACTATTCAATCATGCGATGAGGACACTGAATACAATAGCAGATTTCTTTGCCGACTCTCCGCATGAGGTCTTTGCGGCCCGACTTGAAATTCTCGAGAATGTTTATGCAGAATGGCTTACAGAAAAGTCCTCAGGTTCTGCTAGACACGTTGAGCAAACTAAAGCTAACCAGCAAACCAGCAGAGCTGACTCCTCTGTGCTGCCACAAGCCCCTTCCACTCTGCCACAAGCAA CTTCCACTCTGCCACATGAGCCTTCCATTCTGTCACAAGCAACTTCAGTGCTACCACAAGCCCCTTCTACGCTGCCACAAGCCCCCTCCAGCCCCTCACAGCACAGACTTCCACTTGCGAAGCCGAGAGGGCGCCCGAAGTGCACGTCTGTGCAAAGAAGCAAAATGCCAAGGCAACTGTCCGAAATTGCTGCAACACCATTTGTGCAGCTGGCTGAGATTGCTCAACATAAGA TTCTCTTGACGGAATTTGTGGGGGAGGCTACTGCCAGCAAGGTGCTAGACCATGGCTACATCATTGATGAGGCCGATGTTGAAGTACAGCCAGAGTTGCTCCCAAGTGGACTTTTGGATTATCGAGTTCAGATGCGGCAACTGCTGCCGTACTTTTCGGGCGATGCCTGGCTGCTACTTACATCTGCAG TTTGTACCAAGAAGAAAAACGAACTGTGGTTATGCCATACCTGCAAAGAAAAGGACAGTGGCGAGATCAAAATGATTTGCTGTGACCACTGCCTGCAATGCTTTCACTG GACTTGTGCTGCAGTCAAGCAAGCAGATGCAAAGAAGAAGTTGTGGTTCTGCAGGCCCTGCAGCGACAACGGCAGAATTTAG